One genomic region from Argentina anserina chromosome 2, drPotAnse1.1, whole genome shotgun sequence encodes:
- the LOC126783883 gene encoding uncharacterized protein LOC126783883 — protein MGSACCVAARDKTITNRADCENLHRNVRYSPTWSFRWDNRVGVAGEETSVSWNSDGISRNDGSEAKFESACVSEEGSPSEHVRRHTTQKSLVSEGTAGSVRTPASDLSISGNISMDTSLEQTKEPTESPTVSYPSPAKLSVSLPSTSSLSASPLSSQYHQPPASSTPSRWPRYSPRHQLSRQVSDSRIPGNKSPSYLSISEDRVRLPSWSNESARGSRGGSSDSWSMHAFSELMATSNRERWSFDSESFGFNREKITKSSSRISASPSVDLQTCGICSKLLTEKSLWSGQKFIANNELSVVAVLTCGHSYHAECLEHMTPDINKYDPACPVCSFGEKKIHKLSEKALKAEMDLKARNRKSRNRVLDLDSDAIMFDNLKGSGYQGKGPKMASSSSMRSSSGKPFLRRLSFGSKSARALSENNSTRKKGFFWAKSSKV, from the exons ATGGGGTCTGCTTGTTGTGTGGCTGCTAGGGATAAGACAATAACAAACAGAGCTGACTGTGAGAATCTGCACCGTAATGTGAGGTATTCGCCCACTTGGAGCTTTCGGTGGGATAACAGAGTTGGTGTAGCTGGTGAAGAGACTTCTGTGAGTTGGAATTCTGATGGAATTAGCAGAAATGATGGATCTGAAGCTAAATTTGAGTCGGCATGTGTGTCGGAAGAGGGAAGTCCGTCGGAACATGTACGAAGACATACCACGCAAAAGTCTTTAGTTTCTGAAGGAACTGCTGGGAGTGTGAGAACCCCTGCTTCAG ATCTATCTATTTCAGGAAACATTTCCATGGATACGAGTCTGGAACAG ACTAAGGAGCCAACTGAATCTCCAACAGTGTCATATCCGTCTCCTGCAAAGCTGTCAGTTTCATTGCCTTCTACTTCATCCTTGTCTGCATCCCCTTTGTCATCCCAATATCACCAGCCTCCTGCTAGCTCGACCCCATCAAGGTGGCCTCGCTATTCTCCTCGACATCAACTATCAAGGCAAGTATCTGACAGCCGAATTCCAGGAAACAAATCACCAAGCTACCTCTCAATTTCTGAAGATAGGGTAAGGCTCCCCTCATGGAGCAATGAATCTGCTAGGGGCTCCCGTGGTGGGTCTTCAGATAGTTGGTCTATGCATGCATTTTCTGAGCTCATGGCCACTTCTAATAGGGAAAGGTGGTCTTTTGATAGTGAGTCCTTTGGCTTTAATCGTGAGAAGATAACTAAATCCAGTAGCAGAATATCAGCTTCCCCCTCTGTTGATTTGCAGACATGTGGGATTTGCTCAAAACTATTAACTGAGAAATCCTTGTGGAGTGGCCAAAAGTTTATTGCGAACAATGAGCTTTCTGTGGTTGCAGTGCTAACATGTGGGCATTCTTATCATGCTGAGTGTTTGGAGCATATGACGCCTGATATCAACAAGTATGACCCAGCTTGCCCTGTTTGCAGCTTTGGGGAGAAAAAGATCCATAAGTTGTCCGAAAAAGCATTGAAAGCTGAAATGGATTTGAAGGCTAGAAATAGGAAATCAAGAAATCGGGTGTTGGATCTTGATAGTGATGCTATCATGTTTGATAACTTAAAAGGCAGTGGATATCAAGGAAAGGGTCCTAAGATGGCATCCAGTTCCAGCATGAGAAGCTCTTCGGGAAAGCCTTTTCTGAGACGGCTCTCATTTGGCTCCAAGAGTGCTCGAGCCTTGTCGGAGAATAATTCTACCAGAAAGAAAGGATTCTTCTGGGCAAAATCTAGCAAGGTGTGA